CTGGGGCAGGCCGCACGGGTTCGGTCCGCTCCAGTGGGCGGCCGACCTGTACACCGTGGTGGAACGTGAACAAGGAGAGTGCGGTGCCGTCAGTGCGAAACGGAATGCGGGCCAGTTCACTGGGCGTTCGCTGGGTGAAGAGTCAGCACAGCAACGCCGAGGGCAACTGCGTCGAGGTGGCGTCCCTGGCCGAGGGGGGCGTGGCGCTGCGCAACTCGCGCGACCCCGACGGGCCGGCCCTCATCTACACAGCGGCTGAAGTGGCCGCTTTCCTGGCCGGGGCCAAGGACGGGGAGTTCGACCATCTGGTGTGAAGCGGAGTCGAGCGATTCCACTTCTGCCGACGCGTGCGACAGAAGGCCGCGGGATGCGAGGATGGACCCCGTCGTCTGCCGTTCTACAGGGAGTCAGGATGTCCGCCGAGTCACCTCGTGTCTCCCGCCTCGAACCGTATCTGACGCGGACCGAGCCCGCTCCGACCTTGCTGAAGATGCTGGTCGGTGTCCAGCTCGCGGGCATCCGCGAAGACGCCGGCCTCGCGCAGGAACAGGCCGCTCGCGCCATCGGGTTCAGCCCGGCGAAGCTGTCGCGCATAGAAGCCGGCAAGGGCCGTCGGCCGCCCACGGAAGGGGATGTCCGCGCGCTGCTGGAGCTCTACAAGACCGATGAGCATGAGGCGTCGGTTCTGCTCCAGTTGCTGCGGCGGGCCGGTGAGCCGGGATGGTGGCAGCGCTACGACAAGCGGCTGATGCCCGAGTGGTTCGATCGGCTGGTGGGGCTGCAGGAGGCCGCTGCCGCCATCCGTACCTTCGAGATCCAGTACGTCCCCGGTCTGCTGCAGACCCCGGCCTACACCAGGGCGGTCGTGGAGCGCGGCCTGCCCACGGCACCGGCCGGTGAGGTGCAGCGCCGTGTCGAACTGCGCATGCGCCGACGTGAACTGCTGCGTCGTGAGGACGGCCCTCAACTGTGGGC
This portion of the Streptomyces mirabilis genome encodes:
- a CDS encoding DUF397 domain-containing protein, whose protein sequence is MRASSLGVRWVKSQHSNAEGNCVEVASLAEGGVALRNSRDPDGPALIYTAAEVAAFLAGAKDGEFDHLV
- a CDS encoding helix-turn-helix transcriptional regulator; translated protein: MSAESPRVSRLEPYLTRTEPAPTLLKMLVGVQLAGIREDAGLAQEQAARAIGFSPAKLSRIEAGKGRRPPTEGDVRALLELYKTDEHEASVLLQLLRRAGEPGWWQRYDKRLMPEWFDRLVGLQEAAAAIRTFEIQYVPGLLQTPAYTRAVVERGLPTAPAGEVQRRVELRMRRRELLRREDGPQLWAVIDESVLLRVLGSREVMREQLEYLVEMAQHPQVTLQIVPLDVTHASAPAIPITYLRFGGLDLPDIVYLEHIRSANFLEDRDETEEYRLALDRLGDEALTPRDSLTLLRDTTAGRYSTA